A window from Scyliorhinus canicula chromosome 19, sScyCan1.1, whole genome shotgun sequence encodes these proteins:
- the LOC119954003 gene encoding interferon alpha-F-like, whose amino-acid sequence MNFPSVRGVWTLLILLPGVLSQDCQRLQLQEVFNKDAQNSLKIMGGPFPLECKTTRESLRTKSLNLHHLVKRLQTQDRIQIVHQTLRHISKIYSMNLGSVTWARDKVEHFRLLLDRQLSELEECVRKPGSSLRRNSAIHNYFRKLEKFLNQEGFSDCAWEIIRTETRARLQQLLFITAQISRRN is encoded by the exons ATGAATTTTCCAAGTGTTCGGGGCGTGTGGACTTTGTTAATCTTGTTACCCGGGGTCTTGAGCCAGGACTGCCAGAGGCTGCAGTTACAGGAAGTCTTCAACAAGGATGCTCAAAATTCCCTGAAGATCATG GGAGGACCCTTTCCATTGGAGTGCAAAACAACGAGAGAATCGCTGAGAACCAAATCCCTGAACCTGCACCATCTCGTCAAGAGGTTACAG ACACAGGACAGGATCCAGATTGTCCATCAGACCCTACGTCACATCAGCAAGATCTACAGCATGAACCTGGGCTCAGTCACCTGGGCCCGGGACAAGGTGGAACATTTCCGGCTTCTCCTGGACCGACAGCTCAGTGAGCTGGAAGAATGTGTCAGGAAACCGGGATCCAGTCTGAGGAGAAACTCCGCCATTCATAATTACTTTCGGAAACTGGAAAAGTTTCTCAATCAGGAG GGATTCAGTGACTGTGCCTGGGAAATAATCCGCACTGAGACCAGGGCCCGATTACAACAGCTCCTTTTCATAACGGCACAAATCAGCAGAAGGAATTAA
- the LOC119954004 gene encoding interferon beta-like gives MHFPSVWGVWTLLILLPGVLSQDCQRLQLQEDFNKDAQNSLKIMGGPFPLECKTTRESLRTKSLNLHHLVKRLQTQDRIQIVHQTLRHISKIYSMNLASVTWARDKVEHFRLLLDRQLSQLEECVRKPGSSLRRNSAIHNYFRKLEKFLNQEGFSDCAWDIIRTETRVRLQQLLFITAQISRRN, from the exons ATGCATTTTCCAAGTGTTTGGGGCGTGTGGACTTTGTTAATCTTGTTACCCGGGGTCTTGAGCCAGGACTGCCAGAGGCTGCAGTTACAGGAAGACTTCAACAAGGATGCTCAAAATTCCCTGAAGATCATG GGAGGACCCTTTCCATTGGAGTGCAAAACAACGAGAGAATCTCTGAGAACCAAATCCCTGAACCTGCACCATCTCGTCAAGAGGTTACAG ACACAGGACAGGATCCAGATTGTCCATCAGACCCTACGTCACATCAGCAAGATCTACAGCATGAACCTGGCCTCAGTCACCTGGGCCCGGGACAAGGTGGAACATTTCCGGCTTCTCCTGGACCGACAGCTCAGTCAGCTGGAAGAATGTGTCAGGAAACCGGGATCCAGTCTGAGGAGAAACTCCGCCATTCATAATTACTTTCGGAAACTGGAAAAGTTTCTCAATCAGGAG GGATTCAGTGACTGTGCCTGGGATATAATCCGCACTGAGACCAGGGTCCGATTACAACAGCTCCTTTTCATAACGGCACAAATCAGCAGAAGGAATTAA